The following nucleotide sequence is from Amia ocellicauda isolate fAmiCal2 chromosome 14, fAmiCal2.hap1, whole genome shotgun sequence.
CACCTTCTTCTCCTGTTCCAGGGATCCTTCAAGCTGCACAAAGACATAACAACAAAGTTTTCAGTTTCCCAGTTTACCCTTAGAAGCAGCCCTGCTCCACTGGGTTCTGCCCTGCTGGAGTTACTCCAGTGAACCTGGGAGGGACTCACATCATCAACCTGCTGCTCCAGTTTGGCCTTGGCCTTGGTCAGCGTGTTCACTTTGTCCTCCTCACTCTGCAGGTCATCCAGGGTTTGCTGGTGCGCCTCCTGCAGAGCCTTCTTCTCCTTGGTCAGCTTGGCAATTATCTCGTCCAGAGCTGCCATTTCCTCAGTGAGGTTCTTCACCTGTTAACACAAAGCAGAGACTCAGTCGCCTGGGAGGCAGAAGCTTGGCATGCAGGCAGGCATGCAGACAGGAGGACACTGACCTTGTTCTCAGTGGCATGCTTTTCCTTCTCCACTTTGGCCAGGGTGAGCTCCAGATCATCAATGTCCTTCTTCAGCTCGGAGCACTCGTCCTCCAGCTTCCTCTTCTTGGCAGTCAGCTCTGCGTTCATCTCCTCCTCGTCGTCCAGCCTCTCTGTCAGCTCTTTGGCTTTGGCCTCCATCTGGATCTTGTTCTTGATCAGCTGGTCACAACGTTCCTCAGCATCACTGAGGTTATCTTGCTCCTGTCAAGCATATTTCAAATGCACATGAGTATGACGACTCCAGCAATGAAACATTATAGACAGAATTATAAGGTTCTGATGCTAAAATGAAACAGATCTGTACTGAGAGCTTACAGATTGCACGTGCAGCTGCAGGTCGTTCTTCTCTTGGAGAAGAGAGACCATCTTCTCTTCCAGCTCCTTCCTGCGGGCCTCAGATTTGGCATATGCCTCCTTGAGCTTCAGGAACTCCTCCTTCATGTTGGCCATTTCCTTTTCAGTCTCTGCTGACTTCAGCAAGGGCTTGATCTTGAAGTACAGCTTCATCCAGGGCCAGTTCTTCACACTCATGAAGGCACGCACATTCCACTGGATCACAAGCAGTGCGTCTCTGTGGGCAAGATTAtcaaaatgttcagtttttCTGCTTTTTCGCTTGAAATTAGTTGTTTCAACTAAAGTCATCCTAACCTGCGCTCAACAATCTTCTGGTACTCAATTCTGGAGAGAAGACCGCGAGACCTGGCCTGGATTCCAGTGATGATGAGGGACAAGCGATCATCCCTCATCTCTTCCAGGGTCCCCAGGAGACCAGCCTTGAAGAACACCTGTGGGATGAGAGAGCGCAGCGAGCGTTCCTGATGGTTTCTCATTCACTGTCAGTCATTTGATATTGATCTTCATCAGGTATCAGACATTACCTTAGTGTGTCCAAACTTGCACTGCTCATGGTCAATGTCCAGGGACCCCAGCAGCTTCTCTGCTCCCTTCTTGCTGTCTATGAACTGTCCCTCTGGGATGGCAGCTGGGTTCAGGATGCGGTATCTGTGAAAGGACACAGTGTCATATGGGGTCTCTGGGGATAATCTGACAAGAAGATATCGGAGACACTATGAGCTGTACCTCTGTTTGAAGTCTCCGTACAGGATCCTGTTGGGGAAGCCCTTTCTGCAGATCCTGATACCCTCCAGCACACCGTTACAGCGCAGCTGGTGCATCACCAGTGGATTCTCCATGGCTCCTGGGGTCTTGGTCTCATTCGGGATGAGACAACGCACAAAGTGAGGGTGGGTCGACCTCAGGTTGGTCATCAGTTTGTTCAGGTTCTCCTGCAGagggaaaatgtttttgaaaaacacaaatttaACATTTTCCACATGATAGTTATAAATCCAGATATGCTTTTTAGGGTAACTTAAAGTACCTTTTTTGATAATGAGTTTCATAATTGTGTACTGTGGACACTTACCCTGTGTAGGGCAGACACTGTCTGGAAGGAAGAGCCCTTCTTCTTACTTCCTCCTTTGCCTTTGCCTTCTTGAGCTGCAATAAGAGACAGGGATACTGACATGGTTACAGGCTACTCGACCGACAGGTCTGCATGCAGGACTACAGACAGAGCTTCCCTCCTCAGACCCCTCACACACTGTAAAGTGTTCATGGCTTTAGGCAGCAAGGGAGGGGCTTACCTGAGTCAGCTCCAGCATAGTTTGAGAACAGCAAGCTGAGCAGCTTGAGAGAAGACTTCTGGTATAGCCCCACCACCGTCTCATTCAGGGGATCCTTGTTCTTCACCAGCCACCCATTGATGTTGTAGTCCACAGTGCCAGCGTAGTGCATCAGGGCAAAATGGGCCTCTGGCTTCCCCTTCACAATCCTGGGCTTCTGGAAGTTTCCAGATTTACCCAGATGGTTGTCGTACAGCTTGGCTTTGAAGGTGGCATCACTGGCCTTGGGGAACATGCACTCCTCTTCAAGAATGGACATGATGCCCATGGGCTGCACGGGAAGGAAACACAGGTGAAGTACTGAACATTTTTGAAACTAATATTGGGCAATTAATCTGTGATTATTCTCAGACAATTCTGCCTGATTTTGTCAGACCTCCTCTCCCATTCCATTTTCAGAAGTTTGTCTCATGATAATCTTTCCTCTACATCTCTCACCCACCTTCTCAATGAGGTCAATGCAGGCCTGCAGGTCCATGCCGAAGTCAATGAACTCCCAATCAATGCCCTCCTTCTTGTACTCCTCCTGCTCCAGCACGAACATGTGGTGGTTGAAGAACTGCTGCAGCTTCTCATTGGTGAAGTTGATGCACATCTGCTCGAAGGTGTTGAACTGCAATTGAATGAGGAGTTTATCTGAAACAGCCTGATTTGGTGTAATTTTTGTGTTCATTAAACATAGTTTTGGCAGAAACCGTATATTCTCTCTGTTCCTTTAAAGAAAATTGTGTAGACAAATAATAACCTACATAACCTCAACACTCATCAAGACATGTCTGGGCTTTCTCTAGACTGAAGAGAATGGCAGTTCTTCAGCTATCAGAGACTCACATCAAAGATCTCAAAGCCAGCAATGTCCAGCACACCGATGAAGTACTGGCGAGGCTGCTTGGTGTCCAGAGACTGGTTGATTCTCACCACCATCCAGAGAAACATCTTCTCGTACACTGACTTGGACAGAGCACCGATAGAGTAGTTCACCTGTGGACATGGAAGGGAAAGATTTCAACTGAGACTAACATCTAACGCATCAGTTAACAGGAGCTGCTTCACATGACACAAGAAACATTCCAGGATATTATTAGAAAAAATATCCATGGGCTAGTGTTACAcagcagagaaagaaagagattaACTTCAATCAACACAGTCACTACAGGCTAACCAGGCGTTCACCCTGAGTCTCACCTGCTGGACATTCTGCCCCTTGGTGACGTACTCATTTCCCACTTTGACCCTGGGGTGACACAGGGCCTTAATGAGGTCAGCTGCGTTCAGGCCCATCAGGTAGGCAGACTTGTCAGCATCTGGGGTAGATTTATATCAGGAGACTGGTTTGAGCACTTTAAAAATTTGATGTATATATTTAGCACAGGCTATATGCATTTCAAGAAACAAGGTAGTACAGGTGCAGGGAAGTCATTATTCAGTGAGCCCTCCCtggttttaaaagagcacagtAAGTCCATTCTGTTTCCACCTTAAAGACAACACTCACCCTCAGTGCCGTCAGCCTCCGCCTGCTCCTCTCGCTGCTTCTGCTTGAACTTCATGTTGCCATAGTGCATGATGGCACCGGTCAGCTTGTAAATGCCGTTCTTCTCCTCCTGAGTGAAGCCCAGCACATCAAAAGCGCTctgtggggatgggggggaagagagagagagatagagagaggcaGGAGGTATAAAACAGTGATGCTTTCTAGTCTTGTAAGAGCTGTTCAGCACACTTATCAAAGGGGGCGAGAGAGTTGTAGCTCCTCTGCTGTTTCTAAGGCTAGAGGAGCTAAGATGCAGAAAGTCTTTCCACTCACATCTGTGGCCATCAGCTCATCAGCATCATCGATAGAAGCTACAGTGGTCTCTCCTTGGGAGATGAAGGCGTAGTCATACGGGTTGTTGGTGATGAGCAGCATGTCTGAAGAAGAGCAAACAGAGAGCTGTCACACTGGGAGCCTCATTCTCTTCCTGCTGCCATGACTCTGCAGCTCAAGCTGCACTGAACGCACTGCAGTACTGACCCAGCAGCTCTGGCTTCTTGTTGGACAGGATCTGGTAGAAGATGTGATAGTCTCTCTCAGCCTTCAGCTGGAAGGTCACACGGGACTTCTCCAGAAGGTCTGAGACACAGCAGAGCACAGCAGACAGTGTCAGATAAacagtcacacaaacacaatacagaatTTGGCAAAGACAACAGCTTATTTACGGACTATTCCTTACAGGTCTCAATGTCAGCAGAAGCCAGCTTTCCACTGGCCGCAAAGTGAATTCGGATGAACTTGCCCTGAAGAGAGAAAGAAGTAaaatcatcatcagcagcagcagcagtggcagACTGCACTGCCAGCCAGACACTGCTTCCACAATCTAAGGTGCAGGTGCAGTAGGATGACACTATAGTCTGAATCCAACACCTAATTCTCATGACAAGACAAGAACACATGGTGTGCACTGAGCCAGTGGAGGGCACTCACGAATCGCGAGGAGTTGTCATTCCTCACAGTCTTGGCGTTACCAAAGGCCTCCAGGGCCGGGTTGGCCTGGATGATTTGATCCTCCAGGGTGCCCTGGGAATGAACATAGATACAGCTTCAGTGTCAGATCTCAGTGTCCCTGAGTGCTGGGCTGAACAGAGGCTGCTGTGCCCCCAGTGCCTGCGTCAATCCAGTTGTGCTTTTCCACTCTGAGCCCCACGCTCCCTCACCTTGTTGGAGGCAGCTTGGTCCTTCTTGCCCCCTGAGGCTGCGATACTGGCAAAGTACTGGATGACTCTCTTGGTGTTCACAGTCTTTCCAGCACCAGATTCTCCACTGGGGACAGAGACGCAACATGTGAACAGAACCATTTCCTGATAAATCTTCTACATTCTAACTGGCATTTAAGCTATACAGAGTTAGATTTTGATATAAGGGTGATATTATTATTGGGAGAGGAAGGAATGTGCAGAGTCACAGTTCTtccacactctctcacacacagacagacacatacacacacactgctgagtGTCTTGGACTCAGCATTGGGGTGAGAATTTACAGTATCTATTGACAGTATCAAGAGGAACAGAAAAAGAGACTAACGTGATCAGGACTGACTGGTTTTCCCGGTCTGAAAAAGAGAGAATTAATTGttacaactttaaaatgtaaaaaataaattacagagTGACCAAGAGAGTTTGAATAAGAAAATGAACTAAATCAATAttgaaaattatgtatttattacatttctatATGCTAAACAAATATCATATCTGTATCTACATTAACTCAAAGCAGATGGGTCCCGACCTGTCAGCATGTACTGATAGGCGTTGTCAGAGATGGAGAAGATGTGAGGGGGGGCCTCATTTCTCTTCTTGCCCCTGTAGGCATTGACCACCTCTGAGTTGTACACTGGCAGCCACTTGTAGGGGTTGACAGTGACGCAGAACAGCCCTGAGTAGGTCTGGAACAGAGAGACAGGGGTCAGGACCTCTCCTCACACCGGCCCCAGTCTGCAGGAGTGTGTGAGGGTGTATCAGACTCACGTAGATCATCCAGGCTGCGTAACGCTCTTTGAGGTTGTATAGCACAGCGGGCTCGTGCAGGAAGGTGAACATGACCATGTCCTCTATTTTATCGAACTTGGGTGGGTTCTGAGGGTGGACATCACAATCCTTCACAGTGACGGTCTGGAATACAGCACACACAGGATATATAGTATCATACagagaggaggatgaggaggtagagagatgaggaggaggaagaggagggggctGGCTGACAGAGAGGAGAAATGGGGAagacagagaggaggaggaggtagaAGAGAAGGAGGCAGAGAGGGAGTAGAAAGCTGTGGTTTAGACTGAGACAAGAGCAGTTGTTTCTGCAACTGTTACCTTTCCACCCTCTGTCTGGACGGTGACTTTGTCCCCGTCACGGCTGGTGATGGAGGCCTTGACAAACTCCTCCACAGGGTCGGGCACGAAGCACTCCTTCTTCATGTCGAAGGGGCGCGTCTGAGCCTCCAGGCGCTCCTTGTCGGACTTGCGCAGGAAGGAAGCCGCAGTCCCGAACTCCGACATATCAGACATGGTTTAAACCTGCAGAGCAGATCACAGTTCACCAACAGGGTGTTCGCGGGTTCAAATCAAAGCAGAGGTGCCTGCTATCTGCTCTGAGGGCAAGACCTAGTTAGAGAGCACAGCAATCACCCATAACAAAGAAGCTAAAAAGAACACACAGGACCAGGAAGGACTGATTTCTAAAGCAGAAATGAAAGACCCATTGTTATTATGATGAAGTTATATACCAGAAGAAGGAGCTCCTATGAGATTCACCCCAATCACCATGCGTTACCAGGAAGGGTAAAGGGGAATAATACAGTTAATAGGGGAAAAACAGCTGTCCTGTAATTGGTAGTTAAGATATCATGGAAAAAGGATCCTTACCTTGTGTTGTGTAGTCCTATAGAGAAATCAGCACAGACTGTCTTGGCCCtgtagagacagacagaccaatAGAAGGTGAGTCTCAGAGCTCCTTGCCTTCTCCCTATTTCTGGCTCAGTGACTCTGTCCTTCTGGAGCCTCATCAGCAGATGGCAGCACAGGAGGGACTGACCCCCTGAGCAGCAGCTCCCCTCACTGATGGCTGGCTatcacagcacagagagagacagactgggAGCTCAGTGGCCAGGAGCTCCAGCTCTGCTCTCTGACACAACCGACTCATTTCACAGCTGCAGCCGATGTCCAACGACACTAAGTCATTATTTTTAAGTTCATCCTCTTGACTAGTCTGACTGCCACAGCAGTGAGAGTCACTGTCTAATGGTGGGGCTGTGTCTTCCCAGTGTGAGTCCCACTgagtctccctccctcccctcagaCATCGGACAGCCCAGCACTTACCTTCAGATGCTACAGTAACCTCCCTTGGTCCGGACTATGCCTCTCTTTATAAAGGGAGCCACTCTCCCAAATTTGGCGGTGGCATTTCGGGAGGCAGgaatgtcattgtgtgtgtatgtgtgtttaagagggaggagggagtaAGAGCTATGACTGTaactgtgtgtttatgtgtgtgggTGACAGGAAAACAGACGTTAGGGAGGAAATGCACGTGTCAGCGACAGTGGCGATTTTTAAGACCTTAATAGGTATTCAGTGCAGGGAGATCATTGCACAGAGGGACAAACAAAGGACACAGGGTCCAGTCCATCCCACATGCAGCCCCCAGTCTAGAGAAACTAGGAGACAGAAGATCAAACAAGTAGGTTCTAATAATAAAGAGCAAACCTTACACAGCCAACAGCTCTGAGGTTCGAGGTGTTCAGAGGCTGGACAGGGAGAGGGACGGGTTTCTTGGGGAACTGTGTGTCCAAGTCTGGCTGGGGGGCTCAGCCAAGGCCAACACAGACCCCTGGAGCCTGAACTGAGGACCAGGGATGATGAGCTGACTGAAGACCCCtcaaaacaattacaatttatGAAATACAAGGCAGAGACCATTATCCTGTGTGTACGTTTAAACACACTTTCCATCTTAACTGTCCATTTCAGCTACTGAAAACACAGAGTTTAAACTGATCTCTTCACTGGGCTCTATGTGTTTCACTAGCAAAAACATCACCCAAAGATTGCCAATCAGTTTAAATATcagcacagattttttttttcatgggaGGAGAATCAGCTGATGGGATGTGAGAGGAAGGCTAGTCTGCCTCCCCAGGTCCCGAGGAAACAGTTTTAAAGAGGGGCAGGGAACAGAAAACAATCTTCCCTTGGAAAAGGACTGATGGAACAGGACTGATGTCTCCAGCACTGCACAGATCTTAGGGGTTCACTGGCGGTCTGTCCTTCTTAGGTTTCTCCCTAAATAACAATAGGCTTCATGACTGACTGTTTGAAATTAAGGATTAATTCCTTAAAATATGAGGAGTAAGATGACaatttccaaaccacacagcctGAGGACTGTCACAGACCTTAGACCCACTGCAAGACAGAGCCCTGATGCAACAGAAGGCTGCAGCTGTCTCTCACTGTGGACCAAGGCGAGGCCAAGGTCAATGCCGGCCTGCTCTCTATTATCAGCTAGTGAAAGCATTACCCCCCAGTCCCTCTCATTGACATGGCATTGTTTTCTTCCCTTTATCCTTGAGGACAAAGATAACCCTGTGAAATTCCTCTCACTGATTGAGGAGGACAGCTTGTGAGGCACACTGAGGTCTAGACTTCAGTCACAGTGTTTGTGTAGGATCAGCAGGAACAGGTGACCCTAAAATAAAAGGTCTTGTTATACTTAGATGAGAAGTGTGAGGCAGACTGAGCAGCAGGCGTGCCTTACTTAGAAAGAGAAACTCAATGCTGTCCATATCTCAGgtacagaaataaaatctgatCATAAGAGCCCTTGATTCTTCCTCTCAGAGCTGGGTCTGGTTGTATGAAAGCTCCACTCATGTGAACAGTCTGCAGCACCATCTTTAGGAGCTGTCATATCAGGACTCCTGTGCAGGTCAGCTGATATAAGTCAAAGTGTCAAAGGTGTAGCTGCTTGTGATTCCCCGAGGGGTGTCTGATGCCCTGCAGGGCACAGCAGTGTCAACAGGGGTCATAGTCAGCCTGGGTCCCCATCCTGTCGTGCAGCCgcctcctgtctggtggtgttTGGAATGTCATGTGTCTGCTGGAGTGGCGAGGCAGAGCAGGAGCTGCTTGCCCAGGAGTTCACACCTTGCCAGTGTTTGGCCCAGTGCTGGTGTGGAGTTCCCAGTTTTAGTCACAGAAGGAATGAAAGTGTTGCTACTATTTCTagcaacataagtgtaaaacataATTTTTTGCCATGACAGCTAAGAAGACTAAGTTTAGGTCAAGACGGGGAGTGAAGAACAATTTACAAGTGTGCTTGGCCTCCATCATACCATAGATCCATGGACTCTGCAATATCAAGCAGGCACACCCATCTCATTGCAGACCTGCCAACGTGTTCTTTCGGTCCTCATCGCTGTGGCCCTCAGTGCCTGCACCTCTCTTCACCAGCAGCCCTCCTGTGGTCCTCATCCCTTGTGGCCCTCTTGTGGCCCATTGTCCCTACCGACCAGTTCTGCTTCCCTTGCAGGACCTCCAGCAGTGCATTTCCTGCAGACCGGTCTGACCCTTTCCTCCTTAAGGTGTCCCACTGCTATACTCCGTTGCTCCAAACTCCACGGTGTGCCTAGTGTCTCTGTAACGCACCTTACTTCTTCACTGAATCCCCAGGTGGCTGCTAACCAGCCTCCCATGCTCTCCTCGGCCACCCAGTTGCCGCTTCACCCCCTCCCCACTTCTGCTTCGACCGGGCTGCCCCATTGATCCGTCTCACTGCCGTTTCATTCAacacttctttttcttttttttgcatttttggaTACAGTCTCTCTCGTACCATCCTACCCTCTGTCACACCCTCCTTGCCCCACCCAGCCTCCTGTCCCACCTAGCCTGCTGCTGGTGCTGGCTGTGTCCTCCCTCGCCGCCCTGACCCAGGTTCCCCCGAGCCGCTTCCTCTGCCCTTCTCTCCCTGGCTCTCCGTGCTGCCCACTGCCGCCCCTCATGCTCTCCGCCATTCATCTCACACCAATGCATCATGAGGACTTCTCAGAGCATCTAATTTTTGGGGTTCTTGCAAACTAACCAGCACAATCGGCCGGTACAATAAACTATTGCTCCGGTCACCTCAATCTTCCAAAAACAGACACTTTTAACCTGTCTGCTACTTTGTCtgcaattaagattcattaccAATCCACTCCACAACAATTATTCTGCTTTACTCCATCATTAAATATCATTCGGTTCCTTCCAGCCTCTCCGTTCCCGAGACTCTACCCATTCAGCACATCGATAGCATTTCAACCTCTTTTTCCACTGCAACGTACCAGGCTTCCTTCCTCATCCCACAGATTAATAATTTtcctttaaacaaataaaatggacCCAGCaggaaataattaaaaccaaacgTGGACACTAGTTTCAATGATAAAATGGATGCATAATAATAACTCAACACTAGTCATCATCTTCATCAAATATCCATCTTCTTCCACGGCACACAAAGGAATACCAGATCACCTGATTAATTCTCGGAAATTGGTCATCCAAAGCTTATGAAAAATGTACATCCGATCCAACATAAGAaacatgagaaagtttacaaacgagaggaggccattcgacccattgtgctcatttggtgtccattaataactaagtgatccaaggatcctatccagtctgtttttaaatgttcccaaatgtacagcttccagattgtgacaactctctgttcATTTGGGACATTCAACTAGCTCAACCTAGATTTTGCTGCATAATCTGCGTACGCATCACAGGGAGCTGTTTTTGGGGGTTTGGGGGGTCATTCCcatagccaagagaataagccaaatcaaatcaaatcacattCCCCTGCCCTAATGCAAATTGGTATTGTTAAACTACTGAAGTGgaatttataaatcaatttcGGGAGTAAACAACTCCAGTGTCATCACACTAGCTTCCAGTCAAAGAGTATAAATACCCcatcatcaacacacacacccagcatTTCATTCTCTTGCATCCCACCACCTCCCCTGTCACCGCCTCAGCAGCAGCTCCTCGTCTCAGTCCCTGTAAGGGGGGGTTTGACGGTCTGGACCCGGCTTCAGACCATCATTCCCGTAGTCAAGAGAATAAGCCAAAATCAAATCACATTCCCCCGCCCTAATGCAAATCGGTGTTGTGAAACTACTGAATCTGAAAAGTAACGACATGAACGATGAAGATGAAAACACTCCTCCCAAGAAATGGTGTTAGTGTCCCACACCAAAGAATATACTAAGCTTTTCCGTGGCATGATAATGAAGTCTACAACATGTGAACAGTATGCACATTGCACGGTATGTGCTGTTCATATTTTCATAGCTCATGGTGGCCAGAAtgacatacataaacacatatgCACCAAGAAGCATGAGAACAAGGCTGCTTCCATGTCTACCTGCTCGAAACTTGAACATTTCTTCAGTGGTGGTGACAATCGTGGAGCTTTCAGGTCTGAAGTATTGTTCACAAACTTTTTGAACGAGCACAATATACCTCTGTCAGCCACTGATCATGCAGGTATGCCTTTTTAAGTTAATATTTCCAAGTTAATGAACACTGAACTGGAGAAGAGCCATTCCATGGaaaaattgtgtgtaattttgcTGTGACAATGCCAGTGTTATGATGGGTGTTCATTGTGGAGTTGTCACTGTGATAAAGAAGAACTCTCAACAGGAGATGATTGTCATTGGGTGTCCGTGCCATCTTATCAATCTTGCCACAGAAAAGCTGTCCAGTTGTCTACAGACACGTATTGATGAAATACTGGTTTACATTTACTACTATTTGAACAAAAGTGCAAAACGGAAGCAGGAACTAAAATCTTTCCAGAGTCTGTGCAACACCGAAGTAAGGACAATCCTTAAGCATGTTAGTACAAGGTGGCTTTGACTGGGGATATGTGTCAAACGCTTACTTCAAGAGTGGGAACCTCTCAAACAGTACTTAATCAGTGAATACAACATTCTACCAACAAACAGACAACTAAGAAAACAACAGTTCCCCAATTAAATGACCTCAACAATGTTTGGTGACTTCAAAATTTCAAAGAAGGTGACTTCAGAAGCAGGACAAGGAGGAGTTACAAACAATGTAGCAATGTCTGGGTAGAGTACTTCAAAACCTGTTCAGGAAACTAGTTCCAAAACCAGCAGCTCCAGCAAACAGCCTTTGACCAAAccaaagggaaaaaagtaatgaaTGCCCTCATATCTGATGTTACAAAAGCTTATCCATTGTTCCTGTCAAATGTTACTCCAACATGTGACCCCTGCAATCAGAAACTCAAGTGTGACATGCCTATGATCCACAAACATAAGCAAATCTAGTTGTaactttacaaatatattttatgtgtaCATTTGTGAAGGTGGAGATCATTTTGAACAATCCCAATCTTCTAGAAGTGAAATATGCTGATCGTGATAATCAGAAGGACAGCTTGGAACCTCTCATTGGCAGTTAAACACAATATGTGGTTAAAGGACTTCATagaaaggaaagagaaagaTTCTTCAAAGAGGTGAGATATTGTTATGTTCTAACATTCGTTTTTCACTACTAATCTTGCTAATTGCAATTAGTTCAAaaagttttgtgtgttttttaggtCAGATTACTTCATGAAGGCTTGTTACTACATGAAGGAGAAATTCTCATTGAAATATAATGCTCTATAGCATGGTGAAATTGCAGACATCACCAAAAAGTACATCTTCAGATTCCAGTCAGTGAGATACTTCACTGATAACTTTCCTGTTCTGCTGAAATGCTTCACATTGGACACTCTGTACAATCAATTTGCCCTCTACCAGGTAACACAACTGGAAAGAGTTGATGAACACTGGGTTGCCATTGGTCAAATGAAGGATGAATGTGGTGACTTCATGTTTGACAATCTGGCAAGTGTGTTTTTAGGATTGTTAGTGTTGACTCATAGCAATGCTGACTGTGAAAATATATTCTCTCTTGAAAAACAAGACAGATGGAAGATTGTCCATGTCAGTGAAGACTTTGGAAAGTATAGTAATTCAGAAAGAGGAAGGACTTCAAGGTGCTTCCTATGAACAGAAACCCAGTGATGAATTTCACGGGAAAGCTAAGGCAACAGTGAACAGCTTTAACAACTAATGTGACTGTCTATGCAGACTGAATGTTCATCCTGTATATACATGTAAGTCTAGAGATGATTTGGCTTACTTGACCCTCAGTGTTACTTGTA
It contains:
- the LOC136768570 gene encoding myosin-7: MSDMSEFGTAASFLRKSDKERLEAQTRPFDMKKECFVPDPVEEFVKASITSRDGDKVTVQTEGGKTVTVKDCDVHPQNPPKFDKIEDMVMFTFLHEPAVLYNLKERYAAWMIYTYSGLFCVTVNPYKWLPVYNSEVVNAYRGKKRNEAPPHIFSISDNAYQYMLTDRENQSVLITGESGAGKTVNTKRVIQYFASIAASGGKKDQAASNKGTLEDQIIQANPALEAFGNAKTVRNDNSSRFGKFIRIHFAASGKLASADIETYLLEKSRVTFQLKAERDYHIFYQILSNKKPELLDMLLITNNPYDYAFISQGETTVASIDDADELMATDSAFDVLGFTQEEKNGIYKLTGAIMHYGNMKFKQKQREEQAEADGTEDADKSAYLMGLNAADLIKALCHPRVKVGNEYVTKGQNVQQVNYSIGALSKSVYEKMFLWMVVRINQSLDTKQPRQYFIGVLDIAGFEIFDFNTFEQMCINFTNEKLQQFFNHHMFVLEQEEYKKEGIDWEFIDFGMDLQACIDLIEKPMGIMSILEEECMFPKASDATFKAKLYDNHLGKSGNFQKPRIVKGKPEAHFALMHYAGTVDYNINGWLVKNKDPLNETVVGLYQKSSLKLLSLLFSNYAGADSAQEGKGKGGSKKKGSSFQTVSALHRENLNKLMTNLRSTHPHFVRCLIPNETKTPGAMENPLVMHQLRCNGVLEGIRICRKGFPNRILYGDFKQRYRILNPAAIPEGQFIDSKKGAEKLLGSLDIDHEQCKFGHTKVFFKAGLLGTLEEMRDDRLSLIITGIQARSRGLLSRIEYQKIVERRDALLVIQWNVRAFMSVKNWPWMKLYFKIKPLLKSAETEKEMANMKEEFLKLKEAYAKSEARRKELEEKMVSLLQEKNDLQLHVQSEQDNLSDAEERCDQLIKNKIQMEAKAKELTERLDDEEEMNAELTAKKRKLEDECSELKKDIDDLELTLAKVEKEKHATENKVKNLTEEMAALDEIIAKLTKEKKALQEAHQQTLDDLQSEEDKVNTLTKAKAKLEQQVDDLEGSLEQEKKVRMDLERAKRKLEGDLKLTQESLMDLENDKQQLEERLKKKDFEMSHLNSKIEDEQALSAQLQKKLKELQARIEELEEELEAERAARAKVEKQRADLARELEEISERLEEAGGATSAQIEMNKKREAELQKLRRDLEEATLHHEATASTLRKKQADSVAELGEQIDNLQRVKQKLEKEKSEFKLELDDVVSNMEQVVKAKINLEKMCRTLEDQMNEYRTKFEEGQHSINDFTMHKAKLQTENGELSRQLEEKESLISQLTRGKLSYTQQVEDLKRQLEEEVKAKNALAHAVQSARHDADLLREQYEEEQEAKAELQRSLSKANSEVAQWRTKYETDAIQRTEELEEAKKKLAQRLQDAEEAVEAVNSKCSSLEKTKHRLQTEIEDLMIDLERSNAAAAALDKKQRNFDKVLSEWKQKFEESQCELESSQKEARSLSTELFKLKNAYEESLDHLETLKRENKNLQEEISDLSEQLGEGGKTIHELEKARKQLEQEKSEIQSALEEAEASLEHEEGKILRAQLEFNQVKADIERKLAEKDEEMEQAKRNYQRVVDSLQTSLESETRSRNEALRLKKKMEGDLNEMEIQLSQANRQAAEAQKQLKSIHSHLKDAQIQLDDSLRANDDLKENIAILERRNNLLQAELEELRSVVEQTERARKLAEQELLDVSERVQLLHSQNTSLINQKKKLESDTAQLQTEVEEAVQECRNAEEKAKKAITDAAMMAEELKKEQDTSAHLERMKKNMEQTIKDLQHRLDEAEQIAMKGGKKQIQKLEIRVRELENELEAEQRKSTESVKGVRKYERRVKELTYQTEEDRKNMTRLQDLVDKLQLKVKAYKRSAEEAEEQANTNLGKFRKLQHELDEAEERADIAESQVNKLRAKSRDVGAKKGLDEE